In one window of Mercurialis annua linkage group LG4, ddMerAnnu1.2, whole genome shotgun sequence DNA:
- the LOC126678197 gene encoding thaumatin-like protein 1: MAFKSFFNLLVLFMLCSGGSADVTFYIENNCRETLWLGSYPDDGDLNPQNGPDTLEVLYMSDPWAGTIWARTQCSKNATGYFSCETGDCGTGDTYCHGAPPTYPVTQLNFNINNNVVTYESSLIHGHNVAVRIQPDGGSLVDGGSGPCPVVDCVKDISNVCPAPLVAYNKKGAYVGCYSPCDILKDPKYCGPNEISSRFKELCSSSHTYIGDTPPLYKCKGANSYKITLCPVL, encoded by the exons ATGGCTTTCAAATCCTTCTTCAACCTTCTTGTTCTCTTTATGCTTTGTTCAG GAGGAAGTGCTGATGTAACCTTCTACATTGAGAACAATTGCCGAGAGACCCTATGGCTTGGATCTTACCCAGATGATGGTGACTTGAATCCTCAAAACGGACCCGATACGCTAGAGGTACTTTACATGTCTGACCCATGGGCTGGCACTATATGGGCAAGAACCCAGTGCTCCAAAAATGCTACGGGTTATTTCTCTTGTGAAACCGGAGATTGCGGGACGGGTGATACATATTGCCACGGTGCACCACCTACTTACCCCGTCACCCAGCTCAACTTTAACATCAACAACAATGTAGTCACATATGAATCCAGCTTGATCCACGGCCATAATGTCGCGGTTCGGATACAGCCCGATGGCGGGTCATTGGTGGATGGCGGATCCGGGCCATGCCCGGTTGTGGATTGTGTTAAAGATATAAGCAATGTTTGTCCAGCTCCTCTGGTGGCTTATAACAAAAAAGGAGCATATGTCGGGTGTTATAGCCCGTGTGATATATTGAAGGATCCGAAGTATTGTGGACCTAATGAAATTTCATCACGTTTTAAGGAATTGTGTAGCTCATCTCATACTTATATTGGTGACACTCCTCCTCTTTATAAATGTAAGGGGGCTAATAGTTACAAGATAACCTTGTGCCCGGTGTTGTAA